ACAGATGTTATTATCAACGGCAAAAGTGCCGGGATTATCAAAGACGGCCTTTCCCTTAAAGCCGAGACGACGATTAACGGCACGGTTGAATTCCGGATGAATAATCAGTAGTGGCTGAATTAAATACGCATAAATCTCTTTGATATGATCGTGTCATAATTCTTGTTCTTTTCTTTGCCACTCCGTGAGTTGTGGCGAAAATGACCTGCTCGGACAACCGCTGAAATAGCAAAATATTGTACAACGGCACCCCGTCTATCGCCAGATTATTCGAGGAAAGATATTGACGCAGGCCAAGATACGATGGTAATCTGAAAATCAATGAGAAGAAATGTGGGGGATATCATATGACAGTACTATTGGAACAAGTCTTTAAAAAGGCGTCTAGCCTTCCTGCGGACGTCCAGGACATTTTGGCAACCGAGTTTCTCCATGAAATCGAGTGGGGATTGCAGTGGGACGCCACCATAGAGAAGTCCCAAGATGCATTAGACAAACTGACGTTGACCGCAATGGCAGAACACAAAAATGGCAAGACCGAGGAAATGGGATTTGACGAATTGTGAAGTCTTATCTTACCAAGGAGTTCCGCCTCTGTTTCGCCAATCTCCCGGAGCGCATTCAACGCCTCGCAAGAGAGAACTATAAAATATGGAAACACAATCCCTATCATCCGAGTCTTTCCTTCAAACGTGTTGGCAAGCGATATCCGACATACTCCGTTAGAATTGGTCTTGGCTGGCGTGCGCTTGGTTTCCGAGAGGATGATGATACCCTCGTTTGGTTTTGGATAGGCTCTCACGCCAATTACGAGCGACGCATTCAACAACTCTGAGAATCATCGAACATTATCGGGTTCAGGCTAATGACGGAATTAATAAACACATTTTCCTGGTCCATATCGGCGCGGGAGGATTTTGCCGAATGCCGGCGTCGGCGCTATTTTGCGAAATACGCCATGTGGAACGGCTGGAACGAAAACGCCTCCCCGCTCCAACGCGCCGCCTACCGCCTGAGCAAGATGGAAAACCGCTTTACCCTTCTGGGGAACGCCGTTGAAAGAGGGGTAAACTGGCTCGTCCGCGAACAGCAGTCCGGCCGCGCCGCCACCGCGGAGGAAGCTTACGCGGCGGCCGCAAAGCCTTTCCTGAACCGGTGCTGGAGCGAATCTTTAGCGGGGAGCTGGAAAACAAATCCCAAAAAATTCTGCTGTCTGCACGAGCATTATTACGCCGGCCCTGAAAGAAACGGGGAAAAGGAAAAGGCCATGACGGCCGCAATGATCGTCCGCATCAAAATCTGCCTTTCCAATTTCATTTCAAAAATTCTGCCCGGGCTCGCGCCGGTGAAACCGGAACAGGAAATTAATGTGCGCGGCGTTGCCCAGGGCGACCCGGAATCATTTGATTGCGAGGGGATAAAAATTTACGCCATCCCCGATTACGCTTATCTCCGGGAAGGCAGCATGTATATCCATGACTGGAAAAGCGGCAGTCCGAAGCCGGCGCACGCGGACCAGATGGCGGTTTACGGGCTCTGGGCGGCGCTCAAGCATAAAATCGCGCCGGAGAAAGTCAACATTCACCTGGAATATCTGGCCGCTGGCGTTACGGAAAGCCGCCGGCTCGCGGAGAAAAATCTGGTTGAAGCGCGGGATTTAATCCGCGCCTCGGTCAGGGAAATGGCCGAATACCTGGCGGACGGCGATTTGCGGCGCAACGAACCCCTGCCCAAGGAGGACTGGGAAATGTGCGCGGACATTAATACTTGCCGCAGATGCCATTTTTACGAGCTCTGCCGGCCGGAATTGGAGGGATGAAGAAACGCGCGGCGGGACAGGCTGTCCCGCCCTACCACGTGTTGGAATCCCGGAAGGTAGGGCGGCCCTGTGCGGCCGCTGATTTCCGGCGCATCCTGCCATAAAGAGACACGGGCCTAACTCAACAGTCTTTTTTCAATTTCCGCCAAAGCAATACCACTGACCGCGATTATTTTCCGCCGCTGCCCCGCGCCGCTTTTAAGCGTGAGATTTCTTTTCGGCACGGCAAGTTTTTTGCTCAAAAAATCAAGCAGGGCTTCGTTTGCTTTTCCATCCACGGGCGGGGCATGCAATCTGACCTTCAAGGCGTCGCCATGAAGGCCCTGGACTGAATCATTTGCCGCGCGCGGCACGGCCTGGACAGTTAAGATCACACTGTCTTTGGTCTGATTGATCCAGGTTTTATTCATGCCGCGCATTATAGGCCCCTTGTTTTTGTTTTGCAACCGGCAATCGCAGGGGTAATGCCTCACCCTTCTTCGCCAGGATGCCCTGTGGTTTGCCACAGGGAAGAATGGTGTCTTTGGCTTCGCAGGGTTCCGCAAAGATCCAGCCTTCGCAGCCAGAAGCTTTGTTGCGGAGGAGTAGGATGCCCCGCGGCTTGCCACGGGGTGCTTCACTCATGCGGGCGGAAAGCGGCCGGCTGTGGCGCGCTTCCAGTTGTTTGCACCCGCACAAATGAGGCTTTGCCGGGCAGAATGTTATTGACAGGCGGGCGGAATATTTTTAAGAATGTGGCTTGAAATTCACAAACATGGGAACAACATTACAGGATTACCGGCGGTTTGCGAAGGACTATAACCTGATCCCGGTTACGAGGGAGGTCCTTTGCGACCTTGAAACTCCGGTGGCCGTGCTGCGCCGTTTTGCAGGGCGGCAGAACGCCTTTCTCCTGGAAAGCGTGGAGGGCGGGGAACAGTGGGGCCGCTATTCTTTCATCGGCGTTGATCCGGAGCTTTTGTTTGAAATTGATTATGACCGGCCGGGCCGGCATGATTTGCAGGGCGGGTTGCGTTCAATTTATAAAGGCCTCCGTCCGGCGCCGGCGCCGGGCCTGCCGCGCTTCATCGGCGGCGGAGTCGGGTTCATTGGCTACGAAGCGGCCGGCGAGTTTGAGCGTCTGCCGCCGGCCGCGAAAAATTACGGAAGGCAGATGACGCTGGCGAGCCGTTTCCTGCG
This genomic stretch from Kiritimatiellia bacterium harbors:
- a CDS encoding PD-(D/E)XK nuclease family protein: MTELINTFSWSISAREDFAECRRRRYFAKYAMWNGWNENASPLQRAAYRLSKMENRFTLLGNAVERGVNWLVREQQSGRAATAEEAYAAAAKPFLNRCWSESLAGSWKTNPKKFCCLHEHYYAGPERNGEKEKAMTAAMIVRIKICLSNFISKILPGLAPVKPEQEINVRGVAQGDPESFDCEGIKIYAIPDYAYLREGSMYIHDWKSGSPKPAHADQMAVYGLWAALKHKIAPEKVNIHLEYLAAGVTESRRLAEKNLVEARDLIRASVREMAEYLADGDLRRNEPLPKEDWEMCADINTCRRCHFYELCRPELEG
- a CDS encoding DUF167 family protein, which encodes MNKTWINQTKDSVILTVQAVPRAANDSVQGLHGDALKVRLHAPPVDGKANEALLDFLSKKLAVPKRNLTLKSGAGQRRKIIAVSGIALAEIEKRLLS